One window from the genome of Nitrospira defluvii encodes:
- a CDS encoding TIGR00730 family Rossman fold protein, translating into MKTPAARSKPAPTKDEMLTQITALLDRPDDDIQAALMKEILAGVLRLSESNLDVLDLKIVNRALKELRHAFRVFQGYRQRLKISVFGSARTPADDPNYQLAFQFARRMVEEGYMTITGGADGIMRASQEGAGREHSFGVNIMLPFEQGANAVIADDPKLVTFKYFFTRKLMFQKESHAIALFPGGFGTHDEGFEIMTLVQTGKSDPKPIVCLQAPGCDYWNHWNSFITDQLLKRRLINPEDLSLFTIVDNVEDAVTEIRTFYRRYHSLRFVGRQLAIRLKTPLTDPQVEDLQEQFKDMLTEGTFEQRPSLPEEMDEPGLKDLARLTFSFNRRNAGRLRQLINHLNQLPMTA; encoded by the coding sequence ATGAAAACCCCTGCCGCCCGTTCCAAACCAGCTCCGACCAAAGATGAAATGCTGACGCAAATCACGGCCCTGCTTGATCGCCCTGACGACGATATCCAGGCAGCGCTGATGAAGGAAATTCTGGCCGGAGTCCTCCGGTTGTCCGAGTCGAACCTGGATGTCCTGGATCTGAAGATCGTCAACCGGGCCTTGAAAGAGCTGCGTCACGCCTTCAGAGTGTTTCAGGGCTATCGGCAGCGTCTCAAAATCAGCGTCTTCGGGTCGGCCCGCACCCCCGCCGATGATCCCAACTATCAACTCGCCTTTCAGTTTGCCCGGCGCATGGTGGAGGAAGGCTACATGACCATCACCGGCGGCGCCGACGGGATCATGCGTGCGTCACAGGAAGGAGCAGGCCGCGAACACAGTTTCGGCGTGAACATCATGCTGCCCTTCGAGCAGGGCGCCAACGCGGTGATCGCCGATGATCCCAAACTCGTCACCTTCAAATATTTTTTCACCCGCAAACTCATGTTCCAGAAAGAGTCGCATGCCATCGCCCTCTTCCCCGGGGGGTTCGGCACCCATGACGAGGGATTCGAGATCATGACTCTCGTGCAAACCGGCAAGAGCGACCCCAAACCCATCGTCTGCCTTCAGGCGCCTGGTTGCGACTATTGGAATCACTGGAATTCCTTCATCACCGACCAACTGTTGAAGCGACGCCTCATCAATCCCGAAGACCTCTCGCTGTTTACCATCGTCGATAACGTGGAAGACGCCGTAACGGAAATTCGCACGTTTTATCGACGGTATCACTCACTCCGCTTCGTGGGACGACAGTTGGCCATTCGGTTGAAGACCCCGCTCACCGACCCGCAAGTCGAAGACTTGCAGGAGCAGTTCAAAGACATGCTGACGGAAGGGACGTTCGAACAACGGCCGTCACTCCCGGAAGAGATGGATGAACCGGGATTAAAGGATCTGGCGCGCCTGACGTTCTCCTTCAATCGCCGCAACGCCGGACGCCTCCGGCAACTGATCAACCACCTCAACCAATTGCCCATGACGGCGTGA
- a CDS encoding phosphohydrolase, which translates to MSAATMRSLSAALPTLVLYHAECADGFGAAWAIWRRYPNAEYRPVKHGEDPPADLAGHHVVIVDFSYARPTLEAMAKDAASLVVLDHHITAEQTLADLPYAYFDQKKSGAVLGWEWAHDEPAPWLLRYIQDKDLWNWALPNSREISAALASYPFNFELWSSFEQPELEREGRAILRYENELVTKLASHARLVQFEGMTIPAVYSAVLTSQIGERLSADHPFCLIWHDRNGRRYYSMRSREDGTDVGTIAASFGGGGHTHAAGFSVPLHADGSLPSNPRLPRPAP; encoded by the coding sequence ATGAGTGCAGCCACCATGCGCAGCCTGTCTGCCGCCCTTCCCACCCTCGTCCTGTATCACGCGGAATGTGCGGATGGGTTCGGTGCCGCCTGGGCGATCTGGCGTCGTTACCCCAATGCGGAGTATCGCCCCGTCAAGCACGGCGAGGATCCGCCGGCCGATCTGGCCGGGCATCACGTCGTCATTGTGGACTTCAGTTATGCCAGGCCGACCCTTGAGGCCATGGCCAAAGACGCAGCCAGCCTGGTTGTGTTAGACCATCACATTACCGCCGAACAAACCCTGGCCGACCTCCCTTATGCCTACTTCGACCAGAAGAAGTCCGGCGCAGTCCTGGGATGGGAATGGGCTCACGATGAGCCGGCCCCCTGGCTCTTGCGCTACATTCAGGACAAGGATCTCTGGAACTGGGCCCTCCCGAACAGCCGTGAAATCAGCGCGGCGCTCGCATCCTATCCGTTCAACTTTGAGCTGTGGAGCAGTTTCGAGCAACCGGAACTCGAACGGGAAGGCCGGGCGATTCTTCGATACGAAAACGAACTTGTCACGAAGCTGGCCTCCCATGCGAGGCTCGTACAGTTTGAGGGAATGACCATTCCGGCCGTCTACAGCGCCGTGCTGACCAGCCAAATCGGCGAGCGGCTGTCTGCCGACCACCCGTTCTGCCTCATCTGGCATGACCGCAACGGACGACGTTACTACAGCATGCGCTCACGCGAAGATGGGACCGATGTGGGCACCATCGCCGCATCCTTCGGCGGCGGAGGTCATACACACGCCGCAGGTTTCTCAGTCCCGTTGCACGCCGATGGGTCACTGCCGTCAAACCCCCGGCTTCCGCGCCCGGCGCCATGA